In a genomic window of Staphylococcus taiwanensis:
- the purH gene encoding bifunctional phosphoribosylaminoimidazolecarboxamide formyltransferase/IMP cyclohydrolase has translation MKKAILSVSNKSGIVEFAKALSDLDYELYSTGGTKRALEEASVPVKSVSDLTQFPEIMDGRVKTLHPAVHGGILADRDKPAHLEQLAAQHIDLIDMVVVNLYPFQKTVANPDVTESEAIENIDIGGPTMLRAAAKNFKHVTTIVHPADYNEVIERIKNDKLDEAFRKALMIKVFEHTNEYDHAIVSFFKGDSEQLRYGENPQQSARFVRTSNSKHTIAGAKQLHGKALSFNNIKDADSALSLVKKFETPAAVAVKHMNPCGVGIGDSIEVAFKHAYDADNQSIFGGIIALNRTVTPELAETLHSIFLEVVIAPRFTDEALEILTKKKNIRLLEIDMTIDNREEEFVSVSGGYLVQDKDNYEVAKEDMKVVTEVEPTDDQWEAMLLGWKVIPSVKSNAVILSNTKQTVGIGAGQMNRVGSAKIALERAIEMNDNVALVSDGFFPMDDTVELAAQHGIKAIIQPGGSIKDQDSIDMTNKYGIAMVTTGMRHFKH, from the coding sequence ATGAAAAAAGCAATTTTAAGTGTTTCAAATAAAAGTGGAATTGTAGAATTTGCTAAAGCATTAAGCGACTTAGATTATGAATTATATTCAACTGGAGGCACGAAACGTGCGCTTGAAGAAGCTTCTGTGCCAGTAAAATCTGTTTCTGATTTAACTCAATTTCCTGAAATTATGGATGGTCGCGTAAAAACGTTACATCCTGCAGTACATGGAGGAATATTGGCGGATCGCGATAAGCCTGCTCACCTTGAACAATTAGCAGCTCAGCATATTGATTTAATCGATATGGTTGTCGTTAATTTATATCCTTTTCAAAAAACAGTGGCTAATCCAGATGTAACTGAATCTGAAGCGATTGAAAATATTGATATTGGCGGACCTACAATGTTACGTGCGGCAGCAAAGAACTTTAAACATGTGACAACAATTGTGCATCCGGCTGATTATAATGAAGTTATTGAACGTATAAAGAACGATAAATTGGACGAAGCCTTTCGTAAGGCATTAATGATTAAAGTATTTGAGCATACGAATGAATATGACCATGCGATTGTAAGCTTCTTTAAAGGGGATAGTGAACAATTAAGATATGGTGAGAATCCACAACAATCAGCACGATTTGTACGTACATCAAATAGTAAACATACTATTGCAGGCGCTAAACAATTACATGGGAAAGCTTTAAGTTTCAATAACATCAAAGATGCAGATTCAGCATTATCTTTAGTGAAAAAGTTTGAGACTCCAGCAGCAGTAGCGGTAAAACACATGAATCCTTGTGGTGTAGGTATTGGTGACAGTATAGAGGTAGCATTTAAACATGCATATGATGCAGATAATCAATCTATCTTTGGAGGCATTATTGCTTTAAACAGAACTGTGACGCCTGAATTAGCTGAAACATTACATTCTATCTTTTTAGAAGTAGTTATTGCACCTAGATTCACTGATGAAGCATTAGAAATTTTAACGAAAAAGAAAAATATCCGTTTATTAGAAATTGACATGACAATTGATAATCGTGAAGAAGAATTTGTATCAGTTTCAGGTGGATATTTAGTACAAGATAAAGATAACTATGAAGTCGCAAAAGAAGATATGAAAGTGGTCACTGAAGTAGAACCAACAGATGATCAATGGGAGGCAATGTTACTAGGTTGGAAAGTCATTCCTTCTGTAAAAAGTAATGCTGTGATTTTAAGCAACACGAAACAAACGGTAGGTATAGGTGCGGGTCAAATGAACCGTGTTGGTTCAGCTAAAATTGCGTTAGAGCGTGCAATAGAAATGAATGATAATGTGGCTTTAGTTTCAGATGGATTCTTCCCAATGGACGATACAGTTGAATTAGCCGCGCAACATGGAATTAAAGCTATCATTCAGCCAGGTGGTTCAATTAAAGACCAAGATTCAATTGATATGACGAATAAATACGGCATTGCTATGGTTACTACTGGCATGCGTCATTTTAAACATTAG
- the purN gene encoding phosphoribosylglycinamide formyltransferase, which translates to MTKIAIFASGSGSNFENIVIRADKGELNNIEITSLYTDHHDAYCVERAKQLKVAVNINEPNDFSSKAEYEQHLIELLKREEVEWIVLAGYMRLIGPDLLGAYEGKILNIHPSLLPKYKGKDAIGQAFSSGDNVTGSTVHFVDSGMDTGEIIEQRQCDIKSNDTKEDLEERVKQLEYELYPSVIAKVIK; encoded by the coding sequence GTGACTAAAATAGCCATCTTTGCATCTGGATCTGGTAGTAATTTCGAAAATATTGTAATACGCGCAGATAAAGGGGAGCTTAACAATATTGAAATTACGTCATTATACACTGATCATCATGATGCATATTGTGTTGAACGTGCCAAACAATTAAAAGTAGCAGTCAATATAAATGAACCAAATGATTTTTCTTCTAAAGCAGAATATGAACAACATTTAATTGAACTATTGAAGCGGGAAGAAGTTGAGTGGATAGTTCTTGCTGGTTACATGAGATTGATAGGACCAGATTTATTAGGCGCTTACGAAGGTAAAATATTAAATATTCATCCATCATTATTACCGAAATATAAGGGGAAAGATGCTATTGGACAAGCATTTAGCAGTGGTGATAATGTTACTGGTTCAACGGTTCATTTTGTTGATAGCGGTATGGATACGGGAGAAATTATTGAACAAAGACAATGTGATATTAAATCGAACGATACCAAAGAAGATTTGGAAGAACGTGTTAAACAATTAGAATATGAACTTTACCCAAGTGTTATAGCTAAAGTTATTAAATAA
- a CDS encoding phosphoribosylformylglycinamidine cyclo-ligase has product MSKAYEQSGVDIHAGYEAVERMSSHIERTMRKEVLGGLGGFGATFDLSQLNMKAPVLVSGTDGVGTKLKLAIDNNKHDTIGIDAVAMCVNDILTTGAEPLYFLDYIATNKVVPEVIEQIVKGVSDGCEETNTALIGGETAEMGEMYHEGEYDLAGFAVGAVEKDEYIDGSKIKEGQAIIGLASNGIHSNGYSLVRKLIKESGIHLSDAFDGSTYLDTFLAPTQLYVKPILTLKKSVQIKGMNHITGGGFYENIPRGLPEGLAAKIDTRAFPTPKVFDWLQQQANIETKEMYNVFNMGIGFTVIVDKADVSQTIDILKQEGISAYEIGEVIEDNDTSIHLEGVE; this is encoded by the coding sequence ATGTCTAAAGCTTATGAACAATCGGGTGTTGATATTCATGCAGGGTACGAAGCAGTTGAGAGAATGTCTAGTCATATTGAACGAACAATGCGTAAGGAAGTACTAGGGGGATTAGGTGGATTTGGCGCAACATTCGATCTTTCACAGTTAAATATGAAAGCACCCGTTCTAGTATCAGGAACAGATGGTGTAGGTACTAAATTAAAGTTAGCCATTGATAATAATAAACATGACACTATCGGCATTGATGCGGTTGCGATGTGTGTAAACGATATTTTGACAACAGGTGCTGAACCTTTATATTTCTTAGATTATATAGCTACAAATAAAGTTGTGCCTGAAGTCATAGAACAAATTGTTAAAGGTGTGAGTGATGGCTGCGAGGAAACGAATACCGCGCTAATTGGTGGAGAAACAGCGGAGATGGGTGAAATGTATCATGAAGGTGAATATGATCTTGCTGGATTTGCAGTTGGTGCAGTTGAGAAAGATGAGTATATAGACGGCTCTAAGATAAAAGAAGGACAAGCTATCATCGGTTTAGCTTCAAATGGCATTCATTCAAATGGTTATAGCTTAGTACGTAAATTGATTAAAGAATCAGGTATTCATTTAAGTGATGCGTTTGATGGAAGTACATATCTTGATACGTTTTTAGCACCAACGCAATTATATGTTAAACCTATTCTCACTTTGAAAAAGTCTGTCCAAATCAAAGGGATGAATCATATCACTGGTGGTGGTTTCTACGAGAATATTCCACGAGGTTTACCAGAAGGTTTAGCAGCAAAAATTGATACACGAGCTTTTCCAACGCCTAAAGTATTTGATTGGTTACAACAACAAGCGAATATCGAAACAAAAGAAATGTACAATGTCTTTAATATGGGCATAGGTTTCACAGTCATCGTAGATAAAGCTGATGTTTCACAAACGATTGATATCCTTAAACAAGAAGGTATATCAGCCTATGAAATTGGTGAAGTTATTGAAGATAACGACACATCTATTCACCTTGAGGGGGTAGAATAG
- a CDS encoding amidophosphoribosyltransferase: protein MFNDSGLNEECGVFGIWNHSEAAQLTYMGLHSLQHRGQEGAGIVVSNGETLKGERGLGLLTEAIKERQMEQLKEGHNAIGHVRYATSGNKGIENIQPFLYHFYDMSVAICHNGNLINAQTLRQYLEKHGAIFHSSSDTEVIMHLIRRSKAPTFEEALKESLRQIKGGFTFAILTKDALYGAVDPNAIRPLVVGKMQDGTYILASETCAIDVLGAEYVQDIHAGEYVVISNEGIEVKSYTSHTNTAISAMEYIYFARPDSTIAGKNVHAVRKASGKKLAQESPANADMVIGVPNSSLSAASGYAEESHLPYEMGLVKNQYVARTFIQPTQELREQGVRVKLSAVKDIVVGKRIVLVDDSIVRGTTSKRIVRMLKDSGAKEVHVRIASPEFMFPSFYGIDVSTTAELISASKSPEEICDYIGADSLSYLSVDGLIESIGLDYDAPYNGLCVESFTGDYPAGLFDYESNYYKNLSQRQKDYIDNHKHYFDREGNIHV from the coding sequence ATGTTTAACGACAGTGGATTAAATGAAGAATGTGGCGTATTTGGCATTTGGAATCATTCCGAAGCAGCCCAATTAACGTATATGGGACTACACAGTTTACAACATCGTGGTCAAGAAGGTGCAGGTATTGTAGTTTCAAATGGTGAGACGCTGAAAGGTGAACGTGGATTAGGCCTACTAACGGAAGCAATTAAAGAAAGACAGATGGAACAACTTAAAGAAGGACATAATGCTATTGGACATGTTCGCTATGCGACTTCTGGTAATAAGGGAATAGAAAACATTCAACCTTTCCTTTATCACTTTTATGATATGAGTGTCGCAATTTGTCATAATGGTAATTTAATAAATGCTCAAACATTACGTCAATATTTAGAAAAACATGGTGCCATTTTCCATTCATCATCCGACACTGAAGTGATTATGCATTTAATACGTAGAAGTAAGGCGCCCACTTTTGAAGAAGCATTAAAAGAAAGTTTACGACAAATTAAAGGTGGATTCACTTTTGCTATTCTTACTAAAGATGCATTATATGGAGCTGTAGATCCTAATGCGATTCGTCCACTCGTAGTTGGTAAAATGCAAGATGGCACATACATCTTGGCGAGTGAAACATGTGCGATTGATGTATTAGGTGCAGAATATGTGCAAGATATCCATGCTGGAGAATACGTTGTCATTAGCAATGAAGGTATTGAAGTTAAATCATATACGAGTCATACGAACACGGCTATATCAGCGATGGAATATATATATTTTGCGCGACCTGATTCAACCATTGCTGGTAAAAATGTTCATGCTGTTCGTAAAGCATCTGGAAAAAAATTAGCACAAGAAAGTCCAGCTAATGCAGATATGGTTATTGGTGTACCTAATTCATCATTATCAGCAGCAAGTGGGTATGCTGAAGAGAGCCACTTACCTTATGAAATGGGGTTAGTGAAGAACCAATACGTAGCACGCACATTTATTCAACCTACTCAAGAATTACGAGAACAAGGCGTTCGCGTTAAATTATCAGCAGTTAAAGATATTGTAGTTGGTAAACGTATTGTATTAGTCGATGATTCCATTGTGAGAGGGACAACAAGTAAACGTATCGTTAGAATGTTAAAAGATTCGGGTGCTAAAGAAGTACATGTACGAATAGCGTCTCCTGAATTTATGTTTCCTAGCTTTTACGGAATTGATGTTTCAACGACTGCCGAACTTATTTCTGCAAGTAAATCGCCAGAAGAAATTTGTGACTATATCGGTGCAGACTCGTTATCTTATTTAAGTGTGGATGGTTTAATTGAATCCATTGGATTAGATTACGATGCCCCATATAACGGTCTATGTGTAGAAAGTTTTACGGGTGATTATCCAGCAGGGCTTTTCGATTATGAGAGCAATTATTATAAGAACTTGAGTCAACGTCAAAAGGATTATATTGACAATCACAAACACTATTTTGATAGAGAGGGAAATATCCATGTCTAA
- the purL gene encoding phosphoribosylformylglycinamidine synthase subunit PurL: MSKFIEPSIEEIKLEKLYQDMGLSDAEYNKVCDILGREPNFTEVGIFSVMWSEHCSYKHSKPFLKQFPTTGEHVLMGPGEGAGVVNIGDNQAVVFKVESHNHPSAIEPYQGAATGVGGIIRDIVSIGARPINLLNSLRFGELSVKQNQRLLKGVVRGIGGYGNCIGIPTTAGEIEFDDRYDGNPLVNAMCVGVIDHDMIQKGTAKGEGNSVIYVGLKTGRDGIHGATFASEELTEESESKRPSVQIGDPFVGKKLMEATLEAITFDELVGIQDMGAAGLTSSSSEMAAKGGSGLELYLDQVPTREPGISPYEMMLSETQERMLLVVEKGTEQKFLDLFEKHELDSAVIGKVTNTDRFVLKYEDEIFADIPVQSLADEAPVYVLEGEEKEYNTSKNDYSSLDVQDTFNKLLTHPTIASKHYLYEQYDQQVGANTIIKPGLQSSVVRVEGTNKAVASTIDGEARYVFNQPYEGGKMVVAEAYRNLIAVGATPLAMTDCLNYGSPEKKEIYQQLIDSTKGMSEACEILKTPVVSGNVSLYNETRGTSIFPTPVVGMVGLIEDIDYLNDFHPEAGHKLYLVGETRDDFGGSQIEKLLYGQVNHEFEAIDLSDEVAKGEAVKSAIRSGVASHVQTVGKGGLLITLARISAHYGLGLEAKVNLSDAQLFSETQGRYVVAVKENQTLNIENAIEIGQLTDVDEFKVANDHSVITEKVSEIKESWEGAITECLTTVD; the protein is encoded by the coding sequence ATGTCTAAGTTTATCGAACCTAGTATTGAAGAAATTAAGCTTGAAAAATTATATCAAGATATGGGCTTAAGTGATGCAGAATATAACAAAGTGTGTGACATATTAGGGAGAGAACCTAACTTTACAGAAGTAGGCATTTTCTCAGTTATGTGGAGTGAACATTGTTCTTATAAGCACTCTAAACCATTCTTGAAACAATTTCCAACAACAGGAGAACATGTTTTAATGGGGCCTGGTGAAGGTGCAGGTGTCGTAAATATTGGAGATAACCAAGCTGTTGTGTTCAAAGTTGAATCACATAACCACCCATCTGCTATTGAACCATACCAAGGTGCTGCAACAGGTGTAGGTGGCATTATTAGAGATATCGTATCAATTGGAGCTAGACCCATTAATTTATTAAATAGCTTACGTTTCGGTGAATTATCAGTGAAACAAAACCAACGTTTACTTAAAGGTGTTGTTCGCGGTATTGGTGGTTATGGAAATTGTATCGGTATTCCAACAACTGCTGGAGAAATAGAATTTGATGATCGTTACGATGGAAACCCATTAGTGAATGCAATGTGTGTCGGTGTGATTGATCATGACATGATTCAAAAAGGGACTGCGAAAGGTGAAGGTAACTCAGTCATTTATGTAGGGTTAAAAACAGGTCGTGATGGTATTCATGGTGCTACTTTTGCATCTGAAGAATTGACTGAAGAAAGTGAAAGTAAACGTCCATCTGTTCAAATTGGCGACCCATTTGTAGGTAAAAAACTTATGGAAGCAACATTAGAAGCAATTACATTTGATGAATTAGTGGGCATTCAAGATATGGGTGCTGCAGGCTTAACGTCTTCTTCATCAGAAATGGCAGCTAAAGGTGGCAGCGGATTGGAATTGTATTTAGATCAAGTGCCGACTCGTGAACCAGGTATTTCACCTTACGAAATGATGCTTTCTGAAACACAAGAAAGAATGTTATTAGTAGTTGAAAAAGGAACTGAACAAAAGTTTTTAGATTTATTTGAAAAACACGAATTAGATAGTGCAGTAATTGGTAAAGTGACAAATACAGATCGTTTCGTACTTAAATATGAAGATGAAATATTCGCAGATATCCCTGTGCAATCTCTTGCGGATGAAGCACCGGTTTATGTGTTAGAAGGCGAAGAAAAAGAATATAATACTTCAAAAAATGATTATAGTTCACTTGATGTGCAAGATACCTTTAATAAACTACTAACGCATCCAACGATTGCATCAAAACATTATTTATATGAACAATATGATCAACAAGTCGGTGCTAATACGATCATCAAACCAGGTTTACAATCTTCAGTGGTTCGTGTTGAAGGGACAAATAAAGCAGTAGCTTCTACAATTGATGGCGAAGCACGTTATGTATTTAACCAACCTTATGAAGGTGGGAAAATGGTTGTAGCAGAAGCATATCGTAATTTAATCGCTGTTGGGGCAACACCACTAGCTATGACAGATTGCTTAAACTATGGCTCTCCTGAAAAGAAAGAAATCTATCAACAACTAATTGATTCTACAAAAGGAATGTCAGAAGCGTGTGAAATACTTAAAACACCTGTAGTATCAGGTAACGTGTCACTTTACAACGAAACACGTGGTACATCTATCTTCCCAACACCAGTGGTTGGAATGGTAGGATTAATCGAAGACATTGACTACCTCAATGATTTCCATCCTGAAGCGGGTCATAAATTGTATTTAGTTGGAGAAACAAGAGATGACTTTGGTGGTAGTCAAATTGAAAAATTATTGTACGGTCAAGTAAATCATGAATTTGAAGCAATTGATTTAAGTGATGAAGTTGCTAAGGGGGAAGCAGTTAAATCAGCGATTAGAAGCGGTGTTGCATCACATGTTCAAACGGTAGGTAAAGGTGGCTTGTTAATCACACTTGCTCGAATTAGTGCACATTATGGATTAGGTTTAGAAGCTAAAGTCAATCTTTCAGATGCACAACTATTTAGTGAAACACAAGGTCGTTATGTAGTTGCCGTCAAAGAAAATCAAACTTTAAATATTGAAAATGCCATTGAAATTGGTCAATTAACTGATGTTGATGAATTTAAAGTAGCAAATGATCATTCAGTCATTACTGAAAAAGTCTCAGAAATAAAAGAAAGTTGGGAAGGGGCAATCACGGAATGTTTAACGACAGTGGATTAA
- the purQ gene encoding phosphoribosylformylglycinamidine synthase I — MKFAVLVFPGSNCDRDMYNAAIKTGAEAEYVDYRETSLEGFDGVLIPGGFSFGDYLRSGAMASVAPVINEVKRLASEGKPVLGVCNGFQILTEIGLLPGALLHNDSHLFISRNENLKIANNQTPFTKLYGENEIVVYPVAHGEGHYYCTNEIYEKLVENNQIILTYEDNPNGSHENIAGIVNKEGNVCGMMPHPERALETILGTDSGVKLFEAMVNSWREQNV, encoded by the coding sequence ATGAAATTTGCAGTTCTCGTATTTCCAGGTTCAAATTGCGATAGAGATATGTACAATGCTGCTATTAAAACAGGTGCTGAAGCAGAATATGTTGATTATCGTGAGACGTCACTCGAAGGTTTTGATGGTGTCTTAATCCCAGGTGGGTTCTCATTCGGAGATTACTTGCGTTCTGGTGCAATGGCAAGTGTAGCGCCAGTAATCAATGAAGTTAAACGTTTAGCTAGTGAAGGAAAGCCAGTTTTAGGTGTATGTAATGGCTTCCAAATCTTAACAGAAATTGGTTTATTACCAGGTGCATTACTTCATAATGATTCACATTTATTTATTAGTCGAAATGAAAATCTAAAAATTGCCAATAATCAAACTCCTTTTACGAAATTATATGGCGAAAATGAAATTGTTGTTTATCCAGTAGCCCATGGTGAAGGTCATTATTACTGTACAAATGAAATATATGAGAAATTAGTAGAAAATAATCAAATCATCTTAACTTATGAAGATAACCCAAATGGTTCGCATGAAAATATCGCTGGAATTGTGAATAAAGAGGGCAATGTTTGCGGAATGATGCCTCACCCTGAACGTGCACTTGAAACCATTCTTGGCACTGATAGTGGCGTTAAATTATTCGAAGCAATGGTAAATAGTTGGAGGGAACAAAATGTCTAA
- the purS gene encoding phosphoribosylformylglycinamidine synthase subunit PurS, whose product MKTIELHITLQPQVLDTQGQALNRAVHDLGYKQVNDIRVGKVLYMTVDEATDEAVDNIVTTLSEKLFANTVIEEYSYKIVDEKEKA is encoded by the coding sequence ATGAAAACGATTGAACTTCACATCACATTACAACCGCAGGTATTAGATACTCAAGGACAAGCATTAAATCGAGCTGTACATGATTTAGGTTATAAACAAGTAAATGATATTCGTGTAGGTAAAGTTTTATACATGACTGTTGACGAAGCGACTGATGAAGCGGTTGATAATATCGTTACTACTTTAAGTGAGAAGTTATTCGCAAACACTGTAATTGAAGAATATAGTTATAAAATCGTTGATGAAAAGGAGAAGGCATAA
- a CDS encoding phosphoribosylaminoimidazolesuccinocarboxamide synthase has product MSLLYEGKAKRIFSTDKNHQLRVEYKDEVTAGNGAKKDKMEGKGRLNNQITSIIFEYLTKNGIDSHFIKQLSETEQLVKEVNIIPLEVVVRNIATGSITKRLGFEKGYEFETPLVEFFYKNDDLNDPLITDDHIKLLKIANDDEIEILKTMAKDINKVLVQLMDEMDLRLVDFKVEFGKTQDGIILLADEISPDTCRIWDKHSDTNFDKDVYRNDTGSLIDTYTTFLNKLEELK; this is encoded by the coding sequence ATGTCTCTATTATATGAAGGGAAAGCTAAGAGAATTTTCTCAACGGACAAAAACCATCAATTAAGAGTGGAATACAAAGATGAAGTGACGGCTGGTAATGGTGCTAAAAAAGATAAGATGGAAGGTAAAGGTCGTTTAAATAATCAAATCACATCTATTATATTTGAATATTTAACAAAAAATGGAATAGACAGTCATTTTATTAAACAACTGTCAGAAACAGAACAACTAGTTAAAGAGGTTAACATTATTCCTTTAGAAGTTGTAGTACGAAACATTGCAACAGGTTCTATTACAAAACGTTTAGGTTTTGAAAAAGGTTATGAATTTGAAACACCATTAGTTGAATTTTTCTATAAAAATGATGATTTAAATGATCCACTAATCACTGATGATCATATAAAACTATTAAAAATTGCGAATGATGATGAAATTGAAATATTGAAAACAATGGCAAAAGATATTAACAAAGTGTTAGTTCAACTTATGGATGAAATGGATTTAAGATTAGTAGATTTTAAAGTTGAATTTGGAAAAACACAAGACGGTATAATTTTATTAGCTGATGAAATTTCTCCAGATACTTGTCGTATTTGGGATAAACATTCAGATACTAACTTTGATAAAGATGTCTATCGAAATGATACTGGTTCACTTATCGACACATATACAACATTTTTAAATAAATTGGAGGAACTTAAATAA
- the purK gene encoding 5-(carboxyamino)imidazole ribonucleotide synthase — MNFNKLKFGDTVGIIGGGQLGKMMAQSAQKMGFKVICLDPNPDSPCKPVAHEFITAAYDDDQALHELGKKSDVITYEFENISAEQLKRLAQAFNIPQGYQAIQLLQDRLTEKQTLEQAGTKIVPFLPIRNEEDLNDAIQKLGYPFIVKTRFGGYDGKGQILVKDESFIQEATELIRHQECVAEQYLDIALEVSLTATIGNHSQITYFPLQENEHRNQILFKTIVPARSDKEQEARDEVQKITNQIHFVGTFTVEFFIDQSNHLYVNEIAPRPHNSGHYSIEACDYSQFDTHILAVTGQTLPKQVEILKPAVMMNLLGRDLNLLEDEFGNHPEWHVHIYGKPERKPDRKMGHMTILTNDVNDTEKHMLEQFEGRE, encoded by the coding sequence ATGAACTTCAATAAATTAAAGTTCGGTGACACAGTTGGAATTATTGGTGGCGGGCAATTAGGAAAAATGATGGCACAATCAGCTCAAAAAATGGGATTCAAAGTCATATGTTTAGACCCAAACCCAGATAGTCCGTGTAAACCAGTGGCACACGAATTTATTACTGCTGCTTATGACGATGATCAAGCTTTACACGAACTTGGAAAGAAATCCGATGTCATTACTTATGAGTTTGAAAATATTTCAGCCGAACAATTAAAACGCTTAGCACAAGCATTTAATATTCCTCAAGGTTATCAAGCCATTCAATTGTTGCAAGATCGTTTAACTGAGAAACAAACATTAGAGCAAGCTGGAACTAAAATAGTTCCATTTTTACCTATTCGAAATGAAGAAGATTTAAATGATGCGATTCAAAAATTAGGTTATCCATTTATAGTTAAAACGCGTTTCGGCGGTTATGATGGCAAAGGCCAAATACTTGTTAAAGATGAGTCATTCATTCAGGAAGCTACAGAACTTATTCGTCATCAAGAATGTGTAGCTGAACAATATCTTGATATTGCATTAGAAGTCTCATTGACTGCTACTATTGGTAACCATAGTCAAATCACTTATTTCCCACTTCAAGAAAATGAACACCGCAATCAAATATTATTTAAAACAATCGTTCCTGCTAGAAGTGATAAAGAACAAGAAGCTAGAGATGAAGTACAAAAAATAACAAATCAAATCCATTTTGTTGGGACGTTTACAGTTGAATTTTTTATTGATCAATCAAATCACTTATATGTAAACGAAATAGCACCACGACCACATAATTCCGGACATTATTCAATTGAGGCATGTGATTATTCACAATTTGATACACATATCCTTGCAGTTACCGGTCAAACGCTTCCAAAGCAAGTTGAAATTTTAAAACCGGCAGTCATGATGAATTTATTAGGACGAGATTTGAATTTGCTAGAAGATGAATTTGGTAACCACCCTGAATGGCATGTTCATATTTATGGTAAACCAGAACGTAAGCCTGATCGCAAAATGGGTCATATGACTATTTTAACGAATGATGTAAATGACACTGAAAAACATATGCTTGAACAATTTGAAGGGAGAGAATAG
- the purE gene encoding 5-(carboxyamino)imidazole ribonucleotide mutase, which yields MKVAVIMGSSSDWKIMQESCAMLEQFEIPYDKKVVSAHRTPKLMFDFASQARSNEYDVIIAGAGGAAHLPGMVASMTTLPVIGVPIESKSLKGLDSLLSIVQMPGGIPVATTAIGTSGAKNAGILAARILSISNDVVRKHLEDYEQSLVEKVGEMQNELQ from the coding sequence GTGAAAGTAGCAGTCATTATGGGAAGCTCCTCTGATTGGAAGATAATGCAAGAAAGTTGTGCAATGTTAGAACAATTTGAAATACCGTACGATAAGAAGGTCGTTTCAGCACATCGTACGCCAAAGTTAATGTTTGATTTTGCAAGTCAAGCACGTTCAAATGAATATGATGTCATTATAGCTGGTGCTGGAGGTGCGGCGCATTTGCCTGGAATGGTTGCATCAATGACTACTTTACCTGTCATTGGTGTCCCAATTGAATCTAAAAGTTTAAAGGGACTAGATTCTCTATTATCAATCGTGCAAATGCCAGGTGGTATTCCTGTTGCTACTACAGCAATTGGCACATCAGGAGCAAAAAATGCAGGTATTTTAGCAGCTAGAATATTAAGTATTAGTAATGACGTAGTGCGTAAACATTTAGAAGATTATGAGCAGTCTCTAGTAGAAAAAGTAGGTGAAATGCAAAATGAACTTCAATAA